One stretch of Oryzias latipes chromosome 7, ASM223467v1 DNA includes these proteins:
- the LOC101161368 gene encoding lens fiber major intrinsic protein, with protein MWEFRSMSFWRAVFAEFYGTMFFVFFGLGAALRWTTGPHNVLHVAFCFGLAAATFIQSIGHISGGHINPAVTFAYLIGSQMSLFRAFFYIVAQCLGALAGAAVLYGVTPNNMRGNLALNTLQPGVSLGMATTIEIFLTLQLVVCVFAVTDERRNGRLGSAALAIGFSVLIGHLLGMYYTGAGMNPARSFAPAVLIRNFVNHWVYWVGPMIGAAIGALLYDFLLFPRMRGLAERLATLKGAQPAEPEGQQETRGEPIELKTQAL; from the exons ATGTGGGAGTTCAGGTCAATGTCCTTCTGGCGGGCAGTGTTTGCGGAGTTCTACGGCACCATGTTCTTTGTATTCTTTGGGCTGGGGGCAGCTCTCCGCTGGACCACAGGGCCCCATAACGTTCTTCATGTCGCCTTTTGCTTTGGGCTGGCAGCCgccaccttcatccagtccatCGGTCACATCAGCGGAGGACACATCAACCCAGCCGTGACCTTTGCCTATCTGATCGGATCGCAGATGTCCCTTTTCCGTGCTTTCTTCTACATTGTGGCCCAGTGTCTCGGTGCACTGGCTGGTGCCGCTGTGCTGTACGGAGTCACGCCGAACAACATGAGGGGAAACCTGGCACTGAACACA CTGCAGCCAGGTGTCAGCCTGGGCATGGCTACAACAATAGAGATTTTTCTGACGCTCCAGCTGGTTGTCTGCGTCTTTGCTGTGACAGATGAGAGGCGCAATGGGCGCCTCGGCTCAGCAGCTCTGGCAATTGGCTTCTCTGTACTTATAGGGCATCTTCTTGGG ATGTACTATACTGGAGCTGGAATGAACCCGGCGAGGTCTTTTGCCCCTGCTGTTCTGATTAGGAATTTTGTTAACCACTGG GTATACTGGGTGGGACCAATGATTGGTGCTGCTATAGGGGCCCTGCTGTATGACTTTTTGCTGTTCCCACGCATGCGTGGCCTCGCTGAGAGACTCGCCACCCTGAAGGGTGCCCAACCCGCAGAGCCTGAGGGCCAGCAGGAAACCAGAGGAGAGCCCATTGAGCTGAAAACACAGGCTCTATAA
- the LOC101162184 gene encoding signal transducer and activator of transcription 5B-like, with the protein MAQWAKIAQIIHVLPSDTVHSLYPPNTFPIEARFYAAEWIENQRWEDYSLTRPELENNARELMDQTRREFQNIAHLLNVVERIKLIQVARHMGNYSSNALQFVVLVRDTLRKERELINSADPSNFTFQVQTYNNKDITFLEHKVSELMNLRQATHQHQEELNWERQNLETIEKKIREKGDPEDIKKSVIVKQHIMKLEYDIDQLITRRARCLDSCVSDLQNCQRDYLGSLQEWKYSQHKAVIGFPFDSNLLPLQMWSEQLLGINERLRQEYMLVGTPIPACKLQLETLLHSLIDSSLVVEKQPPQVIKTQSKFSTTVRCLLGEKVMPGKPVVIKAQIVNELQAKNLGNLHSDTVAELINNQSILEKHPGNKTTCATFRNMSVRKIKRADRKGSESVTEEKFAILFSTEITYVGCDTSYQIQMISLPVVITVHGSQDSNALATILWDCAFARPDRVPFAVPDSVSWREMCQTLNCKFTSEVNTQHNLDKFNQHFLAQKIFDKPDFNGDFSEMMVSWAQFNKEVLPGRSFTFWQWFEGVTELSKKHLRPYWSEGLIFGFIGKHHLHMILADRPNGTFLLRFSDSEIGGITIAYVSACETGGQKVQNIQPFSKKDLEIRSLADRIRDINEILYLYPNVGKDEAFGKFYTGPLVPPSDGYLPATLHTKVGSEATAAPPLFPINPVTPIITDPEPILDLPDLDPLYQDFEEFVLSVPPNGATMDMLED; encoded by the exons GGAGGACTACTCATTGACAAGGCCGGAGCTGGAGAATAATGCCCGTGAGCTTATGGACCAAACCAGGAGGGAGTTTCAGAATATTGCTCATCTACTCAATGTGGTGGAAAGGATAAAGCTGATACAGGTTGCCAGGCATATG GGTAACTATTCGTCCAATGCTCTCCAGTTTGTAGTACTGGTGAGGGACACACTGAGGAAAGAGAGAGAATTGATCAATTCG GCAGATCCTTCAAATTTCACCTTTCAAGTTCAGACCTACAACAATAAAGACATTACATTCCTGGAACACAAGGTGTCCGAGCTCATGAACCTCAGACAGGCAACACATCAGCATCAAGAGGAGCTCAACTGGGAGAGACAAAACCTCGAAACCATAGAAA AAAAGATTCGAGAGAAAGGAGACCCGGAGGACATCAAGAAGTCGGTGATAGTCAAACAGCACATCATGAAGCTGGAGTATGACATAGATCAATTGATAACA AGACGTGCCAGGTGCCTGGATTCATGTGTGTCTGATCTACAAAATTGCCAAAGGGACTATTTAGGAAGCTTACAGGAGTGGAAGTATTCACAGCACAAGGCAGTGATAGGATTTCCCTTTGATTCTAACCTGCTTCCCCTACAGATGTG GTCTGAGCAGCTACTCGGGATTAATGAGAGACTGAGACAAGAGTATATGCTGGTTGGAACACCAATTCCAGCCTGCAAGTTACAGCTGGAAACTCTTCTGCATTCTCTGATTGACAG CTCTCTGGTTGTGGAAAAACAACCTCCTCAGGTCATTAAGACTCAGTCCAAATTCTCCACCACTGTGAGATGTCTGTTGGGGGAGAAGGTGATGCCCGGAAAGCCTGTTGTGATAAAAGCGCAAATTGTCAATGAGCTACAAGCCAAAAATCTGGGAAATTTACACAG TGACACTGTTGCAGAACTAATCAACAACCAGTCCATCCTGGAGAAACACCCAGGCAACAAAACAACATGTGCCACCTTTAGAAACATG TCTGTCAGGAAAATAAAGCGAGCAGACAGAAAGGGATCTGAATCTGTGACAGAGGAGAAATTTGCAATCCTGTTCTCCACTGAGATCACCTACGTTGGCTGCGATACTTCATACCAGATACAG atgatCTCTCTGCCAGTGGTCATCACTGTTCATGGCAGTCAAGATAGTAACGCTCTGGCCACCATTCTGTGGGACTGTGCATTTGCCAGACCG GACCGAGTGCCTTTTGCAGTGCCAGACTCCGTCTCCTGGAGAGAAATGTGCCAAACACTCAACTGTAAATTTACCTCAGAGGTCAACACACAGCACAATCTGGACAAGTTTAACCAGCACTTTCTGGCCCAGAAGATATTTGACAAACCGGATTTTAATGGAGACTTTAGTGAAATGATGGTTTCTTGGGCCCAGTTCAACAAG GAGGTTCTTCCTGGTAGATCATTCACTTTCTGGCAGTGGTTTGAAGGAGTGACTGAGCTGTCAAAGAAACATCTGAGGCCCTACTGGAGTGAAGG gcTGATATTTGGTTTCATTGGGAAGCACCATTTACACATGATACTTGCTGACCGCCCCAATGGAACATTCCTGCTTCGCTTCAGTGACTCTGAGATTGGAGGCATCACCATCGCTTATGTTTCTGCCTGTGAAA CCGGTGGACAGAAAGTCCAAAATATCCAGCCTTTCAGCAAAAAGGATCTTGAGATCCGGAGCCTTGCTGACCGCATCAGGGACATCAATGAGATTTTATACCTGTACCCTAATGTAGGGAAGGATGAGGCTTTCGGAAAGTTCTACACAG GGCCTCTTGTACCTCCTTCTGATGGCTACCTGCCTGCAACTCTTCATACTAAAGTTGGCTC GGAAGCAACTGCTGCCCCTCCCCTTTTTCCGATTAATCCGGTTACTCCAATAATTACAGATCCTGAACCCATTCTTGACTT acCAGATTTGGACCCACTGTATCAAGATTTTGAGGAATTTGTGCTGAGCGT cCCTCCAAATGGCGCTACAATGGATATGTTGGAAGACTAA
- the LOC101161606 gene encoding prostaglandin E synthase 3: MHHAAAKWYDRRDSVFVEFCVEDSKDVQVKFAKTKVDFSCTSGTDNITHQNTVELFGVIVPEESKYRRTDRSVLCCLRKEEVGKSWPRLTKDKAKCNWLSVDFINWKDWEEDSDEDLSSFDKFSDMMNTMGGDDLPDLDGAEEEHDSADSDDEKMPDLE, encoded by the exons AT GCATCATGCAGCTGCTAAATGGTATGACAGACGAGACTCTGTGTTTGTAGAGTTCTGTGTGGAAGACAGTAAAGATGTGCAAGTAAAATTTGCCAAGACTAAAGTTGATTTTAG CTGTACTAGTGGAACCGATAATATCACACATCAAAATACAGTGGAGCTTTTCGGAGTGATTGTTCCAGAG GAATCCAAATACAGACGCACCGATAGATCTGTGTTGTGTTGTCTACGAAAAGAAGAGGTTGGGAAGTCATGGCCAAGGCTCACCAAAGACAAAGCAAAA tGCAACTGGCTAAGTGTGGATTTCATTAACTGGAAAGACTGGGAAGAGGACTCGGATGAAGATTTGTCAAGTTTTGACAAATTCTCAGAT atGATGAACACCATGGGTGGGGATGATCTACCTGATTTAGATGGAGCAGAGGAAGAG catgaTTCAGCAGACAGTGATGATGAAA AAATGCCAGACCTTGAATAG
- the LOC101161944 gene encoding probable E3 ubiquitin-protein ligase DTX3: MGSQVSSDEMSVRAGQGSDEVLVSQAVWDYLAAAGRPWLIDFQHRQGMSAGIIRRGERGGCCAVRLQPVEGFRNAGVMGGPVSSDTRKAFIDLCRCARKEMCKQDGGSKRKRGMLPCGVEQNGEGNLLQPPPLQPRRSQRQQQRFRKPADEEAFAMLHEAAQRKDLGSSLASQSEAEDGNTCSICMGDIVEKTTLEKCGHSFCRFCLDQAFKVKKACPVCRLVYGQLVGNQPANGSMIVERDPDLELPGHEGYGCICIIYSFPPGLQSIEHPNPGVRYPGTDRVAYLPDSPEGNRVLGLLRRAFEQRLIFTIGTSLTTGMQNVITWNDIHHKTSIWGGPRCFGYPDPTYLVRVTEELREKGITAD, translated from the exons ATGGGATCACAAG tTTCCTCTGATGAGATGAGTGTGCGTGCTGGCCAGGGcagtgatgaggtgctcgtttCTCAGGCGGTGTGGGATTACCTGGCTGCAGCTGGGCGGCCCTGGCTCATTGACTTCCAGCACAGGCAGGGGATGAGCGCCGGGATCATTAGGCGGGGGGAGAGGGGTGGCTGTTGTGCTGTCCGGCTCCAGCCAGTTGAAGGCTTCAGGAATGCCGGAGTGATGGGCGGACCGGTCTCCAGCGACACCCGAAAAGCTTTTATTGACTTATGCCGCTGTGCCCGTAAAGAGATGTGCAAACAGGATGGGGGATCCAAGAGGAAGAGGGGCATGCTGCCATGTGGGGTGGAACAGAACGGAGAGGGGAACCTGCTGCAGCCCCCTCCCCTGCAACCCAGACGCTCCCAGAGACAGCAGCAGAGGTTCAGGAAGCCTGCTGATGAGGAGGCGTTTGCCATGCTCCATGAGGCAGCCCAAAGGAAGGACCTGGGCTCCAGCTTAGCTTCCCAGAGTGAGGCTGAGGATGGGAACACTTGTTCAATCTGCATGGGGGACATAGTGGAAAAGACCACTCTGGAGAAATGTGGCCATTCTTTCTGTCGCTTTTGTCTGGACCAAGCCTTCAAGGTGAAGAAAGCGTGCCCTGTCTGTCGACTTGTGTACGGCCAACTGGTCGGGAACCAGCCTGCCAATGGTTCAATGATTGTAGAGCGGGATCCTGACCTGGAGCTTCCTGGCCATGAAGGCTACGGGTGTATCTGCATCATTTACAGCTTCCCTCCTGGCCTGCAGTCA ATAGAGCATCCCAATCCGGGTGTTCGATACCCCGGAACAGACCGGGTCGCTTACCTCCCTGACAGCCCTGAGGGGAACCGTGTGCTGGGCCTGCTGCGGCGGGCCTTCGAACAGCGCCTTATCTTTACCATCGGTACCTCTCTGACTACAGGCATGCAGAATGTTATTACTTGGAATGACATCCATCACAAGACCTCAATATGGGGCGGACCACGCTG TTTTGGTTACCCAGACCCCACTTACTTGGTGCGAGTGACAGAGGAGCTGCGAGAGAAAGGGATCACAGCCGACTAA